Proteins encoded in a region of the Bacillus methanolicus genome:
- a CDS encoding GAF domain-containing protein encodes MFQVEKYRGSKEENYELVIKQLKSLLEGETNRIANLSNASALLKQFLDRTNWVGFYLMDGEELVLGPFQGLPACVRIPLGKGVCGTSAQLRKTIRVEDVHLFPGHIACDPASQSEIVVPMIKNGELLGVLDIDSPEKSRFDELDQEKLEKFTEVLVQYL; translated from the coding sequence GTGTTTCAAGTCGAAAAATATCGTGGTTCTAAAGAGGAAAACTATGAGCTTGTTATTAAGCAGCTTAAGTCTCTCCTCGAAGGAGAAACAAATCGAATTGCAAATTTAAGCAATGCTTCGGCTTTATTAAAACAGTTTTTAGACCGTACAAATTGGGTAGGTTTTTATTTGATGGATGGAGAAGAGCTCGTTCTTGGTCCGTTCCAAGGTCTTCCTGCATGTGTCCGCATCCCGCTTGGAAAAGGAGTTTGCGGTACATCCGCTCAATTGCGGAAAACAATCAGGGTAGAAGACGTCCATCTTTTTCCTGGACATATTGCATGTGACCCTGCCTCCCAATCAGAAATCGTTGTGCCCATGATCAAAAACGGAGAATTATTGGGAGTCCTCGACATCGATTCGCCGGAAAAAAGTCGTTTCGATGAATTGGATCAGGAGAAATTAGAAAAATTTACAGAAGTGCTCGTACAATATTTATAA
- the refZ gene encoding forespore capture DNA-binding protein RefZ — protein sequence MRKNSKEAIVNAAIELFNTKGYNGTSVRDIAEKANVNPANISYYFQNKHGLLEYCFTAFFENYLAEIEKGFSLLDAGAAFCLKQIATNVIEFQCKNIHLTRFILREMSIDSQVVREIMSTYYVKERYLFHKIIEKGMEQKEFRSHSVSYLILQFKSLLSMPFLNTHYVTEVLHVFLHEKYFAKKYLQEIFQWIDGVLCTPPSEVKKEAVIN from the coding sequence GTGCGAAAAAATTCAAAAGAGGCAATTGTGAATGCAGCCATTGAATTGTTCAATACAAAGGGATATAACGGTACATCGGTGCGGGATATTGCAGAAAAAGCGAATGTTAACCCAGCCAATATTTCTTATTATTTTCAAAATAAACACGGGTTATTAGAGTACTGTTTTACGGCATTTTTCGAAAATTATCTGGCCGAAATTGAAAAAGGTTTTTCCCTGCTAGATGCGGGTGCTGCGTTTTGCCTGAAACAAATAGCCACAAACGTTATCGAATTCCAATGTAAAAACATCCATTTAACTAGGTTTATACTCAGGGAAATGTCAATCGATTCACAAGTTGTCCGGGAAATTATGTCTACCTATTATGTCAAAGAGCGCTACTTATTTCATAAAATTATTGAAAAAGGAATGGAACAAAAGGAGTTTAGAAGCCATTCTGTTTCTTATCTGATTTTGCAATTTAAAAGCCTCTTGTCTATGCCTTTCTTAAATACCCACTATGTAACAGAAGTATTGCATGTTTTTCTTCATGAAAAATACTTTGCAAAAAAATATTTGCAGGAAATTTTTCAGTGGATTGACGGAGTTTTGTGTACGCCTCCGTCAGAGGTAAAAAAAGAGGCAGTAATCAATTAA